From Solanum lycopersicum chromosome 8, SLM_r2.1, the proteins below share one genomic window:
- the LOC101264042 gene encoding uncharacterized protein isoform X1, with protein MACLHDHDCADHNCSSDWSLFKHIDLPKVSALNEAVTGSVKSVFKPWEQRLNSSEGRLESNEGDPELIVFIPFTADVKIKSIAIVGGADGTSPSKMRAFVNRDGIDFSDAQSMQAIQEWDLAENLQGVLEYQTRYSRFQSVGNITLHFPDNFGADTTRIQYIGLKGEATQMKRDVVANIVYEIMPNPSDHKTQAETGGGFSHVE; from the exons ATGGCTTGCCTGCACGATCACGATTGCGCCGACCATAACTGTTCCTCTGATTGGTCTCTCTTCAAGCATATCGACCTTCCAAAG GTGTCTGCTTTGAATGAGGCTGTCACGGGAAGTGTCAAATCAGTTTTTAAACCATGGGAGCAGCGTTTGAATTCTTCAGAG GGCCGCTTGGAAAGCAATGAAGGTGATCCAGAACTGATTGTTTTCATTCC GTTCACAGCTGATGTTAAAATCAAGAGCATAGCTATTGTTGGTGGTGCTGATGGAACAAGTCCATCTAAGATGAGGGC ATTCGTCAATCGAGATGGCATTGATTTTTCAGATGCTCAATCTATGCAAGCGATTCAG GAATGGGATTTAGCTGAGAATTTGCAAGGAGTTTTAGAGTACCAGACGAG GTATTCTAGGTTTCAAAGTGTGGGAAATATCACTTTGCATTTCCCTGATAATTTTGGTGCTGATACAACACGAATACAGTATATTGGCTTGAAAGGAGAAGCCACACAG ATGAAGAGGGATGTTGTTGCAAATATTGTTTATGAGATTATGCCTAACCCCTCTGATCACAA GACTCAGGCTGAGACTGGCGGAGGCTTTTCACATGTGGAATAA
- the LOC138338049 gene encoding uncharacterized protein translates to MKEVKGREINNDHTLDYQTTAPNQQTSQAGGYDYYSQQAPPQQQQTPGGSAASTDTTAYGYNQPSATGYNQGKSYSQDGYDGYHAPAAQSGYLGTSYDQQQGYSDTPSYGNVPNPTSDSHNTSHGKQGDGSQAPAPAQSSMGQQGYQSGQQPSTTPSYPSQDSTQAGYGMTPTSQGGYGTQSTIGYGTQPAAGYGPTQSQKPPTSHPAYGYGQGESGIQRPLSSYGPPTAHPGYEAASYGQHPPPYSSGYAGGYVQPSAAYSTDDNGGENTTSQPVQPSFWCIKRV, encoded by the exons ATGAAAGAGGTGAAAGGTAGAGAAATCAACAATGATCATACCTTGGATTACCAG ACAACTGCACCAAATCAACAAACGTCTCAGGCAGGTGGTTATGATTACTATAGTCAGCAGGCACCCCCACAGCAACAACAAACACCTGGAGGTTCAGCTGCTTCAACTGATACTACTGCCTACGGATACAATCAGCCTTCAGCCACAGGTTACAACCAGGGAAAGAGCTACTCCCAAGATGGCTACGATGGATATCATGCACCTGCTGCTCAATCTGGTTATCTGGGTACTAGTTATGATCAGCAACAAGGTTATAGTGATACTCCGAGCTATGGGAATGTACCGAACCCTACTTCTGATAGCCACAACACTTCACATGGTAAGCAAGGTGATGGTAGTCAAGCACCTGCACCAGCTCAATCATCAATGGGCCAACAAGGCTATCAATCTGGCCAGCAGCCCAGCACTACTCCTAGTTACCCATCTCAAGACTCTACTCAAGCTGGGTATGGGATGACACCTACTTCCCAAGGTGGTTATGGTACCCAGTCAACAATAGGTTATGGTACCCAGCCAGCAGCAGGTTATGGCCCCACTCAATCCCAAAAGCCTCCGACTAGTCATCCAGCTTATG GTTATGGTCAGGGTGAATCTGGGATTCAGCGACCTCTATCTTCTTATGGCCCTCCAACAGCTCACCCTGGGTATGAGGCTGCTAGCTATGGGCAGCATCCACCACCTTACAGTAGTGGCTATGCTGGCGGTTATGTGCAGCCTTCGGCAGCGTACTCTACTGATGACAATGGTGGTGAAAATACAACATCCCAGCCTGTTCAACCTA GTTTCTGGTGTATTAAGAGAGTCTGA
- the LOC101264042 gene encoding uncharacterized protein isoform X2 — translation MACLHDHDCADHNCSSDWSLFKHIDLPKVSALNEAVTGSVKSVFKPWEQRLNSSEGRLESNEGDPELIVFIPFVNRDGIDFSDAQSMQAIQEWDLAENLQGVLEYQTRYSRFQSVGNITLHFPDNFGADTTRIQYIGLKGEATQMKRDVVANIVYEIMPNPSDHKTQAETGGGFSHVE, via the exons ATGGCTTGCCTGCACGATCACGATTGCGCCGACCATAACTGTTCCTCTGATTGGTCTCTCTTCAAGCATATCGACCTTCCAAAG GTGTCTGCTTTGAATGAGGCTGTCACGGGAAGTGTCAAATCAGTTTTTAAACCATGGGAGCAGCGTTTGAATTCTTCAGAG GGCCGCTTGGAAAGCAATGAAGGTGATCCAGAACTGATTGTTTTCATTCC ATTCGTCAATCGAGATGGCATTGATTTTTCAGATGCTCAATCTATGCAAGCGATTCAG GAATGGGATTTAGCTGAGAATTTGCAAGGAGTTTTAGAGTACCAGACGAG GTATTCTAGGTTTCAAAGTGTGGGAAATATCACTTTGCATTTCCCTGATAATTTTGGTGCTGATACAACACGAATACAGTATATTGGCTTGAAAGGAGAAGCCACACAG ATGAAGAGGGATGTTGTTGCAAATATTGTTTATGAGATTATGCCTAACCCCTCTGATCACAA GACTCAGGCTGAGACTGGCGGAGGCTTTTCACATGTGGAATAA